A region of the Candidatus Nanosynbacter lyticus genome:
ATCTATTGGATCGGCATAGTCGGTCATAACTAATACTAGGAATCGTCCGTTATTATCGGCGAATAGATGAAACGTGGTGTCGGGGTATAATGGCACTAGCGGTGCGAACTGTCGAACATACCCCAATTTTTCGAGAATTGGAAATGCTTCAAAAACTATATTTGGAAATACGAAGTTTGAATAGTTATTCATAAATAAGTATTGTATCAAAATAGCGTCAACTGCTCGCTTGGTAGTTCCAGCTCAATATCTCCAGTAATTTTATGCGCCTGGTAGCCGATGAACTTTTTGAGATTGTAAGCTAGTAGCTGGTCTTTATGCTCGGTGATGACAATCGAGCCAATAACGCTGTGGACGCGCCCGACAAGTTTATTTTGGTCTTTCATGATTATAGCTAGTGCTAGATCGATGTCGTTAGTATGAAAATAATCTTCGCAAGCAATTAGCTCGGATTTTGGAAATAACACACCAATCTTTTGCTCAATTTCAAGTAGTTTTTGCCGCAACTTCTTCTCGCCAGCTGCGCGTTCAAAAGGTTGCTTTATAAGCTCAAGTTTTTTATGAATCGGCATAGTCTCGACAATTCCGTCCAGCGCGGAAATTTTCGCCTCGTATTGTCGAGCAATTAACGCCGAAGAGAATGTCTCCAATTTTAACGCTAAGCGCGCTCCCTGCTCCAGCAATCGCCGAATGCCGCGTTCTTCTTGCGAGATGCCGACTTTAATGACTCCTGGCGCGAAATATGCCAGATAGACGAAGTGCGGGTTTTGATTAATCTTTTCTTGCTGTGCTGACACCGAATCGGCGTTATAAAACGCAGGATTAAAACCAGTCCGATCACGGCATTTCAGGCAGTTTTCATATTTGCCGTCAACCGTGGTGGAATCTGGACAAATTTGGCTGCAATGATTTTCAAAATCTACCCAGCCAGTGCAATATTTGGTCGAGAAGTCAAATTCAAGCGATAAATCTTGCCCAAACAATTCCCGCCGCTCAATTTCGTCACCAACCTGACAGTCAATAAACGGCTTATTCTCGTTATTAAAACTGACGTAAGCGAGTAAAAAATCACTCGGCATAAGTTTCCTTTACAGTGCTGCTTCGACAGCTGCCCAGGTAGCGTCAGGATTGTCTTCTGGGATGATGATGGTGACTTGGTCGCCAATGTTAATGCGGAAATAAGTGACGCTGGCGAGTAAAATACGATACTCACGACCAGAAGCCTCAACGTAATAGACGCCGTCGTGTTGGACGAGCGTGCCGATGACCTGCTTGCGTGGCACTGGGCCGATTTGCTTATAGATAAAGCTGCCGTCTTCTGCGATGGTCAATTTCATCAAATCACCCTCAACCAGCTTAGACTTCGAAGCGTAATTGGCAGGGATTGGGTAATTTTTTCCGTCAGGACTAAGCATCATTTGCCCGTCAAATACACCTTCGATAACTTTTCCAGTTACGTTATCAGATGAGGTCTTTGGTGTGACCACTTGCCCATCGTCACCGATGATGCTGATTAATAGTTCTTTTGCAGCAGCTAAGTTAGTTTCCGCCTCTTGAATAAGTGTCCGAAGACGCTTAATTTGTTTTTCTGGTAATTCAGACATGGTTCTCGCAATTCCTTTGTCTATTTTTATAATACTTAACTAATATATAACACAGCTTTATGTTTGTGGCAAGTCGTCATATCTATTTTTATCTAATTTTCCACAGCGCTATAAGATGTGAATAAAAAAGTGTTGCAAATTTTACCCTTGCAATTGGCGTGCGGTTCATGATATTAGCAAGCGGTCACATAAAAATCACCGCCCAAAGCGGACGGTGATCAAACGAAACAAATTGGCGTTATATAACAAATTATGAAAGCTCAACGCTAGCGCCGGCACCTTCCAAAGTCTTCTTTGCAGCTTCAGCGTCGTCTTTAGAAACTTTCTCTACAACTGGTGCTGGAGCGCC
Encoded here:
- a CDS encoding DUF2797 domain-containing protein, giving the protein MPSDFLLAYVSFNNENKPFIDCQVGDEIERRELFGQDLSLEFDFSTKYCTGWVDFENHCSQICPDSTTVDGKYENCLKCRDRTGFNPAFYNADSVSAQQEKINQNPHFVYLAYFAPGVIKVGISQEERGIRRLLEQGARLALKLETFSSALIARQYEAKISALDGIVETMPIHKKLELIKQPFERAAGEKKLRQKLLEIEQKIGVLFPKSELIACEDYFHTNDIDLALAIIMKDQNKLVGRVHSVIGSIVITEHKDQLLAYNLKKFIGYQAHKITGDIELELPSEQLTLF